One window of the Sulfitobacter alexandrii genome contains the following:
- a CDS encoding ribonuclease T2 family protein, with the protein MRAFALALSLLLTAIAPRADAGTPGEFDYYVLSLSWSPNWCTLEGDARNSPQCARGAAHGWILHGLWPQYHRGYPSYCQTVQAPPSRAMTAAMADVMGTSGLAWHQWKKHGSCSGLSAADYYALSRRAYDQIQRPAVFRELVRAIRLPASVVEAAFLEANPALGRDGITITCRDGHIQEARICLDRTLEPVPCGQDVVRDCRMKDAVFTPLRSLR; encoded by the coding sequence ATGCGCGCGTTCGCCCTGGCCCTGTCCCTACTTCTGACCGCCATCGCGCCCCGCGCGGACGCCGGGACGCCCGGCGAGTTCGACTACTACGTGCTGTCGCTCAGCTGGTCGCCGAACTGGTGCACGCTGGAAGGCGACGCCCGGAATTCGCCGCAATGCGCGCGGGGCGCGGCCCACGGCTGGATCCTGCACGGGCTGTGGCCACAGTACCATCGCGGCTACCCTTCCTACTGCCAAACGGTGCAGGCTCCGCCGTCACGGGCGATGACGGCGGCGATGGCCGATGTCATGGGCACCAGCGGGCTGGCGTGGCACCAGTGGAAGAAACACGGCAGTTGCAGCGGCCTTTCCGCCGCCGACTACTATGCCCTGTCCCGGCGGGCCTACGACCAGATCCAGCGGCCCGCCGTGTTCCGCGAGCTTGTCCGCGCCATCCGCCTTCCGGCGTCGGTGGTGGAGGCCGCCTTTCTCGAGGCGAACCCCGCGCTCGGGCGGGACGGGATCACGATCACCTGTCGCGACGGGCACATCCAGGAAGCGCGCATCTGCCTGGACCGGACGCTGGAACCGGTGCCCTGCGGACAGGACGTGGTCCGGGATTGCCGGATGAAGGACGCCGTCTTCACGCCGCTGCGCAGCCTGCGCTGA
- a CDS encoding endonuclease/exonuclease/phosphatase family protein has product MNWAGIVIDGFIWFVAVLLLVATLLPLSKLPHGIVRGGEFPREQIFLLAVVMAAVMAITQKYHLGSVGAAVMAMVALVQMIFILKFTPIWPKQSVAADPDLQNDTDRHISLITANVKKSNRDYGRLIDLTRDRAPDVMMAIEVDDEWIDALKDGLADIYPHWIEAPRDNGYGMCLMSKLELVEPQVRDLIVDNVPSIRTIVKLRDGQTCRLYVVHPEPPVIDHDTKGRDSEIARVGIEAEEDHLPALVTGDLNDVAWSTTTRRFQRLSGLLDPRVGRGFYNTFSATMPWMRWPLDHLFHDPRFRLVDMARLGKIGSDHFPMWFVLALTRSEACESEPGESEEGEVEEAEEMIREEKSKDREAIGSDWEDE; this is encoded by the coding sequence ATGAACTGGGCAGGCATCGTGATCGACGGGTTTATCTGGTTCGTGGCCGTCCTGCTTCTCGTTGCAACGCTCCTGCCGCTCAGCAAGCTGCCCCACGGGATCGTGCGCGGGGGGGAATTCCCCCGCGAACAGATCTTTCTTCTGGCGGTGGTGATGGCCGCCGTGATGGCGATCACGCAGAAATACCACCTCGGCAGCGTCGGCGCGGCAGTCATGGCGATGGTCGCCCTCGTTCAGATGATCTTCATCCTGAAGTTCACCCCGATCTGGCCGAAGCAGTCGGTCGCGGCCGATCCGGACCTGCAGAACGACACCGATCGTCACATCAGCCTGATCACGGCCAACGTGAAGAAGTCGAACCGCGACTACGGCAGGCTGATCGACCTCACCCGGGATCGGGCACCGGATGTCATGATGGCGATCGAGGTGGACGACGAATGGATCGACGCGCTCAAGGACGGGCTGGCTGACATCTACCCCCACTGGATCGAGGCCCCACGCGACAACGGCTATGGCATGTGCCTGATGTCAAAGCTGGAACTGGTGGAACCGCAGGTCCGTGACCTGATCGTCGACAACGTGCCGTCGATCCGGACCATCGTGAAACTGCGCGACGGACAGACCTGCCGGCTTTACGTGGTGCATCCCGAACCCCCGGTGATCGACCACGACACCAAGGGGCGCGACAGCGAGATCGCCCGCGTCGGCATCGAGGCGGAGGAAGACCACCTTCCGGCCCTCGTGACCGGCGATCTGAACGACGTGGCATGGTCCACGACGACCCGCCGCTTCCAGCGGCTGTCGGGCCTGCTGGACCCGCGCGTCGGCAGGGGCTTCTACAACACCTTCAGCGCCACGATGCCATGGATGCGCTGGCCGCTCGACCACCTGTTCCACGACCCCCGGTTCCGCCTCGTGGACATGGCGCGGCTGGGCAAGATCGGATCGGACCATTTCCCGATGTGGTTCGTGCTGGCGCTGACCCGGTCGGAGGCCTGCGAAAGCGAGCCGGGCGAGAGCGAGGAAGGTGAAGTCGAGGAAGCCGAAGAGATGATCCGCGAGGAGAAATCCAAGGACCGCGAGGCGATCGGCAGCGACTGGGAAGACGAATGA
- a CDS encoding DUF1013 domain-containing protein: MAKPIMAKATAVWLVDNTTISFKQIADFVGLHELEVQGIADGDVAQGVKGFDPIANNQLTQEEIDAAQENPLHKLKLKYNAAAQGEEKRRGPRYTPLSKRQDRPASILWLVKFHPELSDGQIGKLVGTTKPTIQAIRERTHWNIANIQPIDPVALGLCKQSELDMAVQKAAARKAAAGEIMSDDERRKLVSTEQSLGMDAEPKIPTAIEGLETFTLAGEADDEDDAEAGRKGDYSDADSFFSLPDSDDEDDEDDDVSR, encoded by the coding sequence ATGGCAAAACCGATCATGGCCAAGGCCACCGCCGTTTGGCTGGTGGACAACACGACGATCAGCTTCAAGCAGATCGCGGATTTCGTCGGACTGCATGAACTGGAAGTCCAGGGCATCGCGGACGGTGACGTGGCGCAGGGTGTGAAGGGGTTCGATCCCATCGCCAACAACCAGCTCACGCAGGAAGAGATCGACGCGGCGCAGGAAAACCCGCTGCACAAGCTCAAGCTGAAATACAACGCCGCCGCCCAGGGCGAGGAAAAGCGCCGTGGCCCGCGTTACACCCCGCTGAGCAAGCGGCAGGACCGTCCGGCGTCCATCCTGTGGCTGGTGAAGTTCCACCCGGAACTGAGCGATGGCCAGATCGGCAAGCTGGTGGGCACCACCAAGCCGACCATTCAGGCCATCCGCGAGCGCACACACTGGAACATCGCCAATATCCAGCCGATCGACCCGGTCGCGCTGGGCCTGTGCAAGCAGAGCGAACTGGACATGGCCGTGCAGAAGGCGGCGGCCAGAAAGGCCGCGGCGGGCGAGATCATGAGCGACGACGAACGCCGCAAGCTGGTCAGCACCGAACAGAGCCTCGGCATGGACGCGGAGCCCAAGATTCCCACGGCGATCGAGGGGCTGGAGACATTCACCCTTGCCGGCGAGGCGGATGACGAGGACGACGCCGAAGCCGGCCGCAAGGGCGACTACTCCGACGCCGACAGCTTCTTCTCGCTGCCTGACAGCGACGACGAGGATGACGAGGACGACGACGTGTCGCGCTGA